From a region of the Phaseolus vulgaris cultivar G19833 chromosome 6, P. vulgaris v2.0, whole genome shotgun sequence genome:
- the LOC137832001 gene encoding protein arginine methyltransferase NDUFAF7 homolog, mitochondrial gives MFSRTRTFPLVPIASKLCASPLEALYSTHIVGDKPVLVRDFIHSALYHPLHGYFSRRSGSVGVLPNTIKFNQLQGRKAYMRYLNNIYKQSDISWFTPVELFKPWYAHAIAEAIMRTANFSVPLKIYEIGGGSGTCAKGIMDYIMLNAPAKVYNSMTYTSVEISPSLAELQRETVGEVRSHIPKFRVECRDAADQSGWEQVELQPCWVIMLEVLDNLPHDLIYAENQISSWMEVWVEKQHDHETLSELYKPMQDSLITRCVEIMDLDKTNTTNSTAVSTMKSIWSKVYPKPRRCWLPTGCLKLLDVLHEVLPKMSLIASDFSYLPDVKLPGERAPLVSTKKDGSSTDYDNYMEAKGDADIFFPTDFWFLERIDHYCSGRLKLHGDHTSKKGKKRRTITLETSSFMEEFGLPTKTRTKDGYNPLLDDFKNTKFYLSVPTHNTK, from the exons ATGTTTTCTCGCACTCGCACCTTTCCTCTCGTTCCCATCGCTTCCAAAT TGTGTGCCTCTCCACTCGAAGCTCTCTACTCCACCCACATTGTCGGCGATAAGCCCGTTCTG GTTCGGGATTTTATTCATTCCGCACTCTACCATCCCTTACATGGCTACTTCTCCCGAAGATCGGGCTCCGTTGGAGTTCTTCCTAATACTATCAAGTTCAATCAGCTTCAAG GCCGTAAAGCTTATATGAGATACTTGAATAATATTTACAAGCAGAGTGACATATCATGGTTTACACCAGTGGAACTTTTTAAG CCTTGGTATGCTCATGCTATCGCTGAAGCCATCATGCGCACTGCAAATTTCTCTGTTCCTCTAAAA ATATATGAAATTGGTGGTGGATCTGGAACTTGTGCCAAGGGTATAATGGATTACATAATGTTGAATGCTCCTGCAAAAGTTTATAACAGTATGACTTACAC CTCAGTTGAGATTAGTCCTTCACTTGCTGAGTTGCAAAGAGAAACTGTTGGTGAAGTGCGTAGCCATATACCAAAGTTCAGGGTAGAATGTCGTGATGCTGCTGACCAGAGTGGATGGG AGCAGGTGGAGCTACAACCATGTTGGGTAATAATGCTTGAG GTACTTGATAATCTTCCACATGATCTTATCTATGCAGAGAATCAAATTTCCTCATGGATGGAAGTCTGGGTTGAGAAGCAGCATGACCA TGAAACATTAAGTGAGTTATACAAGCCAATGCAAGACTCACTAATCACACGTTGTGTTGAGATCATGGACTTGGATAAAACCAACACAACTAACAGCACTGCAGTATCTACTATGAAAAGCATTTGGTCTAAGGTTTACCCAAAACCTCGGAGATGTTGGCTGCCGACCGGTTGCTTG AAATTACTTGACGTTCTCCATGAGGTGTTACCAAAGATGTCTTTGATTGCTTCTGATTTTAGCTACCTGCCAGATGTGAAGTTACCTGGTGAAAGAGCTCCCTTGGTTTCAACTAAA AAAGATGGGAGCAGCACAGATTATGACAATTATATGGAGGCCAAG GGTGACGCTGATATCTTCTTTCCTACAGACTTTTGGTTCTTGGAGCGAATAGATCATTATTGTTCTGGGCGGCTAAAACTTCATGGTGATCATACAtcaaaaaaaggaaagaaaaggagaACAATTACG CTGGAAACATCATCTTTCATGGAGGAGTTTGGTTTACCCACAAAAACGAGAACCAAGGATGGATACAACCCACTCTTGGATGATTTCAAGAATACCAAATTTTATCTCAGTGTCCCTACACACAATACTAAGTAG
- the LOC137832002 gene encoding wall-associated receptor kinase-like 10 isoform X1, translated as MILQLPFLVIIMLITLPIYPLAYSAHELIIAKPGCSSICGGVEIYYPFGMKDPKCYVDKWFEIECRETSEGQKPYLKSLNLEVRVLGMHEVYIMNPIFHWNCPSRRAKPEVINLRGSPFVYSQDANKFMAIGCNNLAFLQSNGSNVACCVSICDDSEEVNDNFNLVREGSCSGRYCCETSLPKYLLEYNATLQDFNTQNNNTVSEPCSYALIVHGQVTSDFNNMDHVPAILEWKILDNTLHNSTLQLLSESDYVTCNRSNFTSSQTTGWRCDCLEGFYGNPYLAGGCTALPGYNNSQTKKWAIVGVSSSVGSIIFLLGLWLLYKDVRKRVIEKGKQKFFKKNGGLLLQQRISSNEANLDKAILFSLDDLEKATDHFNMNRVVGKGGQGTVYKGMLVDGTIVAVKKFKVEGNVEEFINEFVILSQINNRNVVRLLGCCLETEIPLLVYEFIPNGNLFEYLHDQNKELLPMTWDMCLRIATEIAGAMFYLHSVASKPIYHRDIKSTNILLDEKYRAKIADFGTSRVISIEATHLTTVVQGTFGYLDPEYFHTSQFTEKSDVYSFGVVLAELLTGQKPISSVRSGEFKSLASYFVECVEEDNLLDIVDKRIVKEAEKREIIAVANLANRCLELNGKKRPTMKEITFELEEIHRLVRKCNAEKNEDEFELARVEDYHPWDGYSTSKSWDSKLFNL; from the exons ATGATTCTGCAACTACCATTTCTCGTCATCATCATGTTGATAACATTGCCTATATATCCTCTGGCATATTCTGCACATGAGCTTATTATAGCAAAACCTGGGTGTAGTTCCATATGTGGAGGTGTTGAGATCTATTACCCCTTTGGAATGAAAGATCCGAAATGCTACGTAGACAAGTGGTTTGAAATCGAATGCAGAGAAACTTCTGAGGGTCAAAAACCCTACCTAAAGTCTTTAAATCTGGAGGTGAGAGTCCTTGGCATGCATGAAGTTTATATAATGAATCCAATTTTCCATTGGAACTGCCCAAGCAGAAGAGCGAAGCCAGAGGTAATAAACCTGAGAGGAAGCCCTTTCGTGTATTCCCAGGATGCCAACAAATTTATGGCCATTGGTTGCAACAACCTTGCTTTTTTGCAGTCCAATGGGTCCAATGTTGCTTGTTGTGTTTCTATTTGTGATGACAGTGAAGAAGTCAACGATAACTTCAACTTGGTAAGAGAAGGTAGTTGCAGTGGCAGGTACTGCTGCGAGACTTCACTGCCCAAGTATCTTTTAGAATATAACGCAACACTTCAAGATTTTAACACCCAAAACAATAATACTGTGAGTGAACCGTGTAGTTATGCGCTCATTGTACATGGGCAAGTTACGTCTGATTTTAACAATATGGATCATGTTCCTGCAATTCTTGAGTGGAAGATTTTGGACAACACACTCCACAATTCTACCCTTCAACTCCTTTCAGAATCAGATTATGTCACTTGTAATCGCTCTAATTTTACATCTTCGCAAACCACAGGTTGGAGATGCGACTGCTTAGAAGGCTTCTATGGCAATCCCTACCTTGCAGGAGGCTGCACTG CCTTACCAGGTTACAATAACAGTCAAACCAAGAAGTGGGCTATAGTAG GAGTTTCGTCAAGTGTGGGATCTATCATTTTCCTCCTTGGTCTATGGTTGTTGTATAAGGATGTAAGGAAGAGAGTGATAGAGAAAGGGAAACAGAAGTTCTTCAAAAAGAATGGTGGTTTGTTGTTGCAACAAAGAATATCATCCAATGAAGCTAATCTAGACAAAGCTATTCTCTTTAGCTTAGATGATTTAGAGAAAGCCACTGACCACTTTAACATGAATAGAGTTGTTGGAAAAGGAGGGCAAGGTACTGTTTACAAAGGAATGCTGGTAGATGGTACAATTGTTGCAGTGAAAAAGTTTAAGGTGGAAGGAAATGTTGAAGAATTCATCAATGAGTTTGTCATTCTTTCACAAATTAACAATAGAAATGTGGTGAGGTTGTTAGGATGTTGTTTGGAGACAGAAATTCCCCTACTTGTTTATGAATTCATACCTAATGGTAATCTCTTTGAATATTTGCATGACCAAAACAAGGAGTTATTACCAATGACCTGGGATATGTGTTTGAGAATTGCCACTGAGATTGCAGGAGCCATGTTTTACCTGCACTCAGTTGCATCTAAACCCATTTATCATAGAGATATCAAATCCACTAATATACTGTTAGATGAAAAATATAGGGCAAAAATTGCAGATTTTGGAACATCCCGAGTAATTTCTATTGAAGCTACTCATCTTACAACAGTTGTTCAAGGCACCTTTGGTTATTTGGATCCTGAGTATTTTCACACTAGTCAATTTACAGAGAAAAGTGATGTGTACAGTTTTGGAGTAGTTCTTGCTGAACTTTTAACAGGCCAGAAGCCAATATCATCAGTAAGATCTGGAGAGTTCAAGAGTTTAGCTTCATATTTTGTTGAGTGTGTGGAGGAGGACAATCTGCTTGACATTGTTGACAAGAGAATTGTGAAAGAAGCAGAGAAAAGAGAAATCATTGCCGTTGCTAATCTTGCCAATAGATGCTTAGAGTTGAATGGAAAGAAACGTCCAACTATGAAAGAGATCACATTTGAATTAGAAGAGATTCATAGATTGGTTAGGAAGTGTAACGCAGAGAAAAACGAAGACGAATTTGAGCTTGCTCGAGTTGAAGATTATCATCCTTGGGATGGATATTCTACGTCAAAATCATGGGACTCGAAG CTGTTCAACTTGTGA
- the LOC137832002 gene encoding wall-associated receptor kinase-like 10 isoform X2 — MILQLPFLVIIMLITLPIYPLAYSAHELIIAKPGCSSICGGVEIYYPFGMKDPKCYVDKWFEIECRETSEGQKPYLKSLNLEVRVLGMHEVYIMNPIFHWNCPSRRAKPEVINLRGSPFVYSQDANKFMAIGCNNLAFLQSNGSNVACCVSICDDSEEVNDNFNLVREGSCSGRYCCETSLPKYLLEYNATLQDFNTQNNNTVSEPCSYALIVHGQVTSDFNNMDHVPAILEWKILDNTLHNSTLQLLSESDYVTCNRSNFTSSQTTGWRCDCLEGFYGNPYLAGGCTALPGYNNSQTKKWAIVGVSSSVGSIIFLLGLWLLYKDVRKRVIEKGKQKFFKKNGGLLLQQRISSNEANLDKAILFSLDDLEKATDHFNMNRVVGKGGQGTVYKGMLVDGTIVAVKKFKVEGNVEEFINEFVILSQINNRNVVRLLGCCLETEIPLLVYEFIPNGNLFEYLHDQNKELLPMTWDMCLRIATEIAGAMFYLHSVASKPIYHRDIKSTNILLDEKYRAKIADFGTSRVISIEATHLTTVVQGTFGYLDPEYFHTSQFTEKSDVYSFGVVLAELLTGQKPISSVRSGEFKSLASYFVECVEEDNLLDIVDKRIVKEAEKREIIAVANLANRCLELNGKKRPTMKEITFELEEIHRLVRKCNAEKNEDEFELARVEDYHPWDGYSTSKSWDSKVH, encoded by the exons ATGATTCTGCAACTACCATTTCTCGTCATCATCATGTTGATAACATTGCCTATATATCCTCTGGCATATTCTGCACATGAGCTTATTATAGCAAAACCTGGGTGTAGTTCCATATGTGGAGGTGTTGAGATCTATTACCCCTTTGGAATGAAAGATCCGAAATGCTACGTAGACAAGTGGTTTGAAATCGAATGCAGAGAAACTTCTGAGGGTCAAAAACCCTACCTAAAGTCTTTAAATCTGGAGGTGAGAGTCCTTGGCATGCATGAAGTTTATATAATGAATCCAATTTTCCATTGGAACTGCCCAAGCAGAAGAGCGAAGCCAGAGGTAATAAACCTGAGAGGAAGCCCTTTCGTGTATTCCCAGGATGCCAACAAATTTATGGCCATTGGTTGCAACAACCTTGCTTTTTTGCAGTCCAATGGGTCCAATGTTGCTTGTTGTGTTTCTATTTGTGATGACAGTGAAGAAGTCAACGATAACTTCAACTTGGTAAGAGAAGGTAGTTGCAGTGGCAGGTACTGCTGCGAGACTTCACTGCCCAAGTATCTTTTAGAATATAACGCAACACTTCAAGATTTTAACACCCAAAACAATAATACTGTGAGTGAACCGTGTAGTTATGCGCTCATTGTACATGGGCAAGTTACGTCTGATTTTAACAATATGGATCATGTTCCTGCAATTCTTGAGTGGAAGATTTTGGACAACACACTCCACAATTCTACCCTTCAACTCCTTTCAGAATCAGATTATGTCACTTGTAATCGCTCTAATTTTACATCTTCGCAAACCACAGGTTGGAGATGCGACTGCTTAGAAGGCTTCTATGGCAATCCCTACCTTGCAGGAGGCTGCACTG CCTTACCAGGTTACAATAACAGTCAAACCAAGAAGTGGGCTATAGTAG GAGTTTCGTCAAGTGTGGGATCTATCATTTTCCTCCTTGGTCTATGGTTGTTGTATAAGGATGTAAGGAAGAGAGTGATAGAGAAAGGGAAACAGAAGTTCTTCAAAAAGAATGGTGGTTTGTTGTTGCAACAAAGAATATCATCCAATGAAGCTAATCTAGACAAAGCTATTCTCTTTAGCTTAGATGATTTAGAGAAAGCCACTGACCACTTTAACATGAATAGAGTTGTTGGAAAAGGAGGGCAAGGTACTGTTTACAAAGGAATGCTGGTAGATGGTACAATTGTTGCAGTGAAAAAGTTTAAGGTGGAAGGAAATGTTGAAGAATTCATCAATGAGTTTGTCATTCTTTCACAAATTAACAATAGAAATGTGGTGAGGTTGTTAGGATGTTGTTTGGAGACAGAAATTCCCCTACTTGTTTATGAATTCATACCTAATGGTAATCTCTTTGAATATTTGCATGACCAAAACAAGGAGTTATTACCAATGACCTGGGATATGTGTTTGAGAATTGCCACTGAGATTGCAGGAGCCATGTTTTACCTGCACTCAGTTGCATCTAAACCCATTTATCATAGAGATATCAAATCCACTAATATACTGTTAGATGAAAAATATAGGGCAAAAATTGCAGATTTTGGAACATCCCGAGTAATTTCTATTGAAGCTACTCATCTTACAACAGTTGTTCAAGGCACCTTTGGTTATTTGGATCCTGAGTATTTTCACACTAGTCAATTTACAGAGAAAAGTGATGTGTACAGTTTTGGAGTAGTTCTTGCTGAACTTTTAACAGGCCAGAAGCCAATATCATCAGTAAGATCTGGAGAGTTCAAGAGTTTAGCTTCATATTTTGTTGAGTGTGTGGAGGAGGACAATCTGCTTGACATTGTTGACAAGAGAATTGTGAAAGAAGCAGAGAAAAGAGAAATCATTGCCGTTGCTAATCTTGCCAATAGATGCTTAGAGTTGAATGGAAAGAAACGTCCAACTATGAAAGAGATCACATTTGAATTAGAAGAGATTCATAGATTGGTTAGGAAGTGTAACGCAGAGAAAAACGAAGACGAATTTGAGCTTGCTCGAGTTGAAGATTATCATCCTTGGGATGGATATTCTACGTCAAAATCATGGGACTCGAAGGTACATTGA
- the LOC137832004 gene encoding berberine bridge enzyme-like 21, giving the protein MGKTCLVCVCAVFFLLTLSSSLAAPSSSSSLYDSFLRCLTQQTKSSTPLSNIVFAQINPSFPTVLQNYIRNARYNTSQTQKPLLIVTPLQEFHVQGAVICAKAANVQIKIRSGGHDFEGLSYVSVEPFIVVDMFNLRAITVDTTNQVAVVQAGATLGELYYRIWEKSKVLGFPAGVCPTVGIGGHISGGGYGNMLRKYGLSVDNVIDAQIVDVKGNLLNRKSMGEDLFWAIRGGGGGSFGVIVSFTIKLVPVPAAVTIFRVEKTLETNVTATDLVVQWQQVAPTTDERLFMRLLLQPVSSDVVKGGRTVRATVVALFLGGADEVVSILGKEFPLLGLKKEDCSEVSWIDSVLWWDDDESLKNGGKPETLLNRNVNSASFLKRKSDYVQNAISKQGLTLIFKKMIEVGKIGLVFNPYGGKMGEIPSDATPFPHRKGNLFKMQYSVTWKDPSPGATLNFLNEAKMLYSYMTPFVSKNPRSAYLNYRDLDIGVNDFGKNSFAEGQVYGSKYFNGNFDRLVNVKTKVDPQNFFRNEQSIPVRPSKA; this is encoded by the coding sequence ATGGGTAAAACATGTTTGGTTTGTGTCTgtgctgttttttttctcttaacaCTCTCCAGTTCCTTGGCAGCACCATCGTCAAGTTCCTCACTCTATGACTCTTTCCTTCGCTGCCTCACACAACAAACAAAATCCTCAACTCCACTCTCCAACATTGTCTTCGCCCAAATCAACCCTTCCTTCCCCACCGTCCTCCAAAACTACATCCGAAACGCTCGTTACAACACTTCCCAAACACAAAAGCCGTTACTCATTGTCACTCCCCTCCAAGAATTTCACGTCCAGGGCGCTGTAATATGTGCCAAAGCCGCAAACGTTCAAATCAAAATCAGGAGTGGAGGCCATGATTTCGAGGGTCTCTCCTACGTCTCCGTGGAACCCTTTATCGTTGTCGACATGTTCAATCTTCGTGCAATCACAGTGGACACAACAAACCAGGTTGCTGTGGTCCAAGCTGGTGCCACGTTGGGAGAGCTTTATTATAGGATCTGGGAGAAGAGTAAAGTCCTTGGCTTCCCTGCAGGGGTGTGTCCCACTGTTGGTATTGGTGGCCATATCAGTGGAGGAGGGTACGGTAACATGTTGAGAAAATATGGCTTATCTGTTGACAATGTTATTGACGCTCAAATTGTTGACGTTAAAGGAAATCTTCTCAACAGAAAATCCATGGGGGAGGATCTGTTTTGGGCTATTAGAGGAGGTGGAGGAGGGAGTTTTGGTGTGATAGTGTCGTTTACGATTAAGCTAGTTCCCGTGCCTGCAGCTGTTACCATTTTCCGCGTTGAGAAGACTTTGGAAACGAATGTGACTGCCACAGACCTTGTGGTGCAGTGGCAGCAGGTGGCGCCAACCACTGATGAAAGGCTTTTCATGAGGCTCTTATTGCAGCCAGTGAGTTCCGATGTGGTGAAGGGAGGACGGACAGTTAGAGCCACGGTTGTGGCTTTGTTCCTTGGAGGGGCAGATGAGGTTGTGTCGATTTTGGGGAAGGAGTTTCCACTTCTTGGATTGAAGAAGGAGGATTGTAGTGAGGTTAGTTGGATTGATTCTGTTCTGTGGTGGGACGATGATGAGAGTTTGAAAAACGGGGGCAAACCTGAAACCCTACTGAATCGGAATGTGAACTCTGCTAGTTTTCTGAAAAGAAAATCCGATTATGTTCAGAACGCCATTTCAAAACAAGGGCTGACGTTGATATTTAAGAAGATGATCGAGGTGGGGAAGATAGGACTTGTTTTCAACCCTTATGGAGGGAAGATGGGTGAGATTCCTTCTGATGCGACACCGTTTCCTCACCGTAAGGGGAACCTCTTCAAGATGCAGTATTCTGTGACCTGGAAGGATCCTTCACCTGGTGCGACTTTGAATTTCTTGAATGAGGCTAAGATGCTTTACAGTTACATGACCCCTTTTGTGTCTAAGAATCCCAGAAGTGCTTATTTGAATTATAGGGACCTTGATATAGGGGTCAACGACTTTGGCAAGAATAGCTTTGCAGAAGGGCAGGTTTATGGGAGCAAGTACTTCAATGGCAATTTTGATAGGCTTGTGAATGTTAAGACTAAGGTGGATCCCCAGAACTTTTTCAGGAATGAACAGAGTATTCCAGTGCGTCCGAGTAAAGCATAG
- the LOC137832003 gene encoding berberine bridge enzyme-like 21: MVLCFYRYLGLHRCVSVTLKTPITMTMAKPSLAFLSSCFLLLTVITLSVAEAPDPAIHDTFLKCLTNNTKTTSEELAKIVFAQSNPSFTTALQDFARNKRFTTPQTPKPLLLVTPLQESHVQGAVICAKAAKLQMRIRSGGHDYDGLSYVSKEPFMILDMSKLNAITIDVKAQTAVVQPGVTTGELYYKISEKSKLHGFSAAVCPTVGLGGHISGGGYGNMLRNFGLTVDNVIDAKIVDAKGNLLDKKSMGEDLFWAIRGGGGASFGVVVSFTLKLLPVPAKVTVFSTERGMDEKMSDFVVEWQKVAPVTDKRLFLRLLLQPGGNSVKASIMAMFVGGADELVSLMAKEFPLLGLKKENCTEVSWIESVLWWSDIKSLENGEKPEILMERKPNSAKFLKRKSDYIQKPISKDGWEMIFKRIIEIGDTGLTFNPYGGKMDEVAPDATPFPHRKGNLFKVQYSVSWNEAGKDETYTNKANRLYNLMTPYVSKNPRSAFFCYRDVDNGVNTFGANSYKEGEVYGIRYFKTNFERLVKVKTAVDPENFFRNEQSIPVLSAKA, translated from the coding sequence ATGGTTCTTTGTTTCTATAGATATCTTGGTTTGCATAGGTGTGTGTCCGTGACTCTAAAGACGCCAATCACAATGACAATGGCGAAACCTAGTTTggcttttctttcttcttgttttcttcttctaacTGTCATCACTTTGTCGGTGGCAGAAGCACCAGATCCTGCAATCCACGATACTTTCCTTAAATGCCTCACAAATAACACAAAAACCACTTCGGAGGAACTCGCCAAGATAGTTTTCGCCCAAAGCAACCCCTCCTTCACCACCGCCCTCCAAGACTTCGCTCGAAACAAGCGTTTCACGACCCCCCAGACGCCAAAGCCGTTACTCCTCGTCACTCCCCTCCAAGAATCGCACGTGCAGGGCGCTGTAATCTGCGCCAAAGCCGCAAAACTTCAAATGAGAATCCGAAGCGGTGGCCATGATTACGACGGTCTCTCCTACGTCTCCAAGGAGCCCTTTATGATCCTCGACATGTCCAAGCTTAACGCGATCACCATCGACGTAAAAGCACAGACTGCAGTGGTCCAACCTGGAGTCACCACGGGAGAACTTTATTATAAGATCTCGGAGAAGAGTAAACTTCATGGCTTCTCCGCAGCAGTGTGTCCAACTGTTGGCCTCGGTGGACATATCAGCGGAGGAGGGTACGGTAACATGTTGAGaaattttggtttgacagtCGACAATGTGATTGACGCGAAAATTGTTGACGCGAAAGGAAATCTTCTTGATAAAAAATCCATGGGAGAAGATCTCTTTTGGGCTATTAGAGGAGGTGGAGGAGCGAGTTTTGGAGTGGTAGTTTCGTTTACCCTTAAGCTTCTTCCCGTGCCTGCAAAGGTTACAGTTTTTAGCACTGAGAGGGGTATGGATGAGAAGATGAGTGACTTTGTGGTGGAGTGGCAGAAGGTTGCACCAGTGACTGATAAGAGGCTGTTCTTGAGGTTACTATTGCAGCCAGGAGGGAACAGCGTAAAAGCCTCGATTATGGCAATGTTTGTGGGAGGGGCTGATGAGCTTGTGTCGCTTATGGCGAAGGAGTTTCCACTTCTAGGGTTGAAAAAGGAGAATTGCACTGAGGTGAGTTGGATAGAATCTGTTCTTTGGTGGAGCGATATCAAGAGTTTAGAAAATGGTGAGAAACCTGAGATCCTGATGGAGCGGAAACCGAACAGTGCTAAGTTCCTGAAAAGAAAATCTGATTATATTCAGAAGCCTATTTCAAAAGACGGGTGGGAAATGATATTCAAGAGAATAATTGAGATTGGAGACACGGGGCTTACTTTTAACCCTTATGGAGGAAAAATGGATGAGGTTGCTCCTGATGCGACGCCGTTTCCTCACCGTAAGGGGAACCTGTTCAAGGTTCAGTACTCTGTGAGCTGGAATGAAGCTGGAAAGGATGAGACTTACACGAACAAGGCTAACAGGCTCTACAATCTGATGACACCTTATGTGTCAAAGAATCCCAGAAGTGCCTTTTTCTGCTACAGGGACGTTGATAATGGGGTCAACACCTTTGGTGCAAATAGCTACAAGGAAGGAGAGGTCTACGGAATCAGATACTTCAAAACTAATTTTGAGAGGCTCGTCAAGGTTAAGACCGCCGTTGATcctgaaaactttttcaggaaTGAACAGAGCATCCCTGTGCTTAGTGCCAAAGCATAG